The stretch of DNA TGATCATCGCCGTGATGTTATGGTTGATGCGGGTCATGCGTCCCTCCTTGGTCGGTCGGATGGGCCCAATTCCCTGGCCCCATCGCTGCAAAGAGGACAAAGCAAAGACAAAGCCAAATTTCTAATCACGCTAGGATGACCCTGGTCGCTTTGAATCGACCGGCGTTCCCCGGCGCGGCCAGGGGCCGAAAGGGCATTTTCTGCCGGGCCAGGCATGCCCGCTCTCCCTGGGGCTTCCGACCCTACGCAGGCGCAGATGCTGGCGGCACTGCGTGGGGAAAAACGCATAACCTTACGCTTGACGGAAAGCCGAGGCGGGGACGAGGGCGGAAAAGCCGGCCGCGCGGGAATTTTTTCGGAGATAAATTGGGGCATCGGCGCATATCGGCCGGTCCGGAGCGGGGGACGATCCGCTATCGTAAGCATCGATCGGAAGGGCAGGGCATGGAAATCAGGAAGGCTTTCGGCGTGATCATCGGGGTGGCTTTGGCGGCGCTTTCGCGGGGCGTCTGCGGGCCGAACGACACCGATTGGGTCCAGATGTTCAACCGGGTGGACTTGAAGGATTGGGACATCAAGTTCACCGGGCATCAGCTGAACGACAATTACAAGAACACCTTCTACGTGAAGGACAGCCTGCTGATGGTGGACTATAGCGGCTATACCGGCTTCAACAACGAGTGGGGGCATGCCATCAACAAGACGAAGGCGTATTCCTATTACCTGCTGCGGGCGGAATACTCGCCGGGCGCCAACCAGGTTTCCGGGGGCCCGAGCTGGGCGGTCCAGAACAACGGTCTGATGTTGCATTCCCAATCCATGGCCACCATGACCCTGAACCAGGACTATCCCATCAGCCTGGAGTGCCAGCTCAAGGGATCCAAGAACGGAGCGACCTTGAACCTCTGTACGCCGGGCACTGCCTATTACGCCACGGCTACCGGGGGTTCCGTAAACACCACCCACTGCACGGACATTTCGGCAAGCAGTAGCCCTTCACCGGCTGCCGATACTTGGGCTTGGGCATCGGCTTTGGTGATGAGCGATTCCATCATACGCCATTATAACGGAAAAGGCGCCGGGGGTACCCCCGTTCTCACCTATTACCGTCCCGTGTACTATACCGGGAACGTGAACAATCCACCCGCCAACACCCCTGCCAACGGGACAGCGCTCAAGAGCGGGTACATCGCCATCCAGGCGGAAACCGCGCCCTACCGCTTCCGCAGGATCGAGATCGTGAACCTGGAAGGCTGCATGACCGCGGGGAATCCCAACTACAAGAGCTATTTCGTTCACAACGATCCGGCGGCCTGCAACACCGTTAACGTCGGGCAGCCAGCGGGAGAAGACGCGCGTTTCGCGATCAGCCCGGCCTTCGCCACCTTCGCCCCCGCCCGCGAATCGCGCCGGATGGAAATCTTCGGAGGCGATGGCCGCAGGGTTTCCTCGCGGGAGGTCCCCTCGGGAGCGCGGGAAGCCGCCATGCCGGGACTGCCCGGAGGCGTCTATTACGTCAAGCTTTCGGCGGCGAATGGGTCCCTGACCCGGCGTTTGGCCGTCCCATGAAGCGCGTCCCAGGGTAACGTGGGGCCACGGTTCACAAGCCCAATAGCAGCACGTTTCCCTTACGGTTTACCAGCATCAGGATCTTGTTCCCCTTCTTCGCCTGGGCCATCGCCACGGCGAAGGCCTCGGCATCGTCCACGGCCACGCGGTTCACCTCCAGGACCACGTCCCCTTCATGCACGCCCGCCGTAGCCGCCCGGCTACCCGCCTCCACGGCGGTCACGACCACGCCTCGCCCCAGGGCCTTATCCAGGCCGAACCTTTGCTTTACTTCCCGCGACAGGCGGGCGACCGAGAGGCCGGCCGGATGCCGGGCATCCTCATCGGATTCGACGTGGGCGCCGGCTACGCGCTTCTCGTCACGCTTGGCGATACGCGTTTTGAAGTCCAGGGTAATGCCCTCCCGCAGTACCCGTACGTCCACGAATTGGTTGGGGATCAGCAGGGCGATACGGTTCAGCAGATCGCTGGCATCCTGGATCTCCGCATCGCCGACCTTCACGATCACGTCGCCGCGCTTGAGCCCCGCCAACTCCGCCGGGCTGCCCGGCACGACCCCGCCCACCAGCGCCCCACGCGGGGCTTGGCCGTCGTCGCGGGCCTTGAGCTTGAGGGACTGCGCGGCATCGGGATCGAGGGGCTGGATGGATACGCCCAGCCAGCCGCGCGTCACCTCGCCGTCGCGGATCAAATCGCGGGTGATTTTCTTGGCCATGTTGATGGGGATGGCGAAGCCGATGCCCTGGTAGCCTCCGCTGCGGGAAAAGATGGCGGTGTTGATGCCGATCAATTCGCCGGACAGGTTCATGAGGGCGCCGCCGGAGTTGCCGGGATTGATGGCGGCGTCGGTCTGGAGGAAGTTCTCGTAATTGTTGATGCCGGTATTCTTGCGGCCCTTGGCCGATATGATCCCGGTGGTGACCGTATGCGAGAGTCCGTACGGATTGCCCACCGCCAGCACCCATTCGCCGATGCGTAGCTTGTCCGAATCGCCCAGCGGCAGGGTCGGCAGCTTGCCCAGCTTGGCCTTGATCTTCACCACCGCCAAATCGCTGGGCTTGTCCGCGCCCACCACCGAGGCGATGTACTCGGTCTCGTCCGAGAGGCGCACCTTGACCCGGTCCGCCCCTTCGATGACATGGTTATTGGTCAGGATGTATCCGCCGGAACTGATGATCACTCCCGACCCGAGGCCGGTCTCCTTGCGGGACCGCAGGCCCGACCCCCCCTCCCTGGACGGGTCCCCGTCTTTCGATGCGCCGCCATCTCTCGAGGGGCCGCCGCCCCTGGACCCATCGGGGCTCCCGAAGAAATAATGGAAAGGCCCGTTCTCCAGATAATCGTCGTACCGGCCCGGTTCCGAGGCCGGAACGTCATGCTCGCTGGTGATGCTGACCACCGCCGGGATGGCCTTCTCGGCGGCGTCGGCGAAGATTTGCTGGAAGTCGTGCAGGCCCGGGGGCAAGCGCGGCTTGGCGGAGGCGGGCAAGGAATCGAATACGATGTCTTCACCCGTCGACGCATCTTCGCGTCCCGCGTCTTCAGGCCCGGGAGCGCTGGCGCCGGGTCGATCGGGACCCGGATCGGGATGTTCACCGCGGGCCGGCAGGATCTTGTCGGGACGGCAGGCGGACAAGCACAGGGCGCCTATGAAGAGGGCCGCGAAACGCGGGGCCGTGAGACAGGTGGTCGCGAGACGCGGGGCGGCGAAACGGGAAGGCATAACCCCAGTATACGACTAAGCCGGGCCGCGGGCCGCACCGCCCGAGACGATGAAGGCCAAGAGCTTGGCGCTTTCCGCCGAAGCCAGGGGCGTGATGCGGTCGCGGGGCACCAGCATCAGGTATCCGCCCATGTTGTACGACTGCGGCATATACACAGCCACGCGATCGGCGGCTTCGGGGATCATCTCCAAGGTATCGGCGGTGACGAAGCCCAGCAGCTTGATATCGCTTCCCGGCGGCGCGGGCGCCGTCTCGGTGCCTATGGGCAAATGCCCCAGGGCCACCATCACCGGGCGGTTGAACATCTTCTTTTCGCCCACGAAGGAATTGATCAAATCCTTGATGGAGAAATACATCAGCTTCACCACCGGCAGGCGCGACATGATGCGCTCGAACCAGGTGAACAGTTTGGAGAAGAAAATGTTGGAGGCCAGCGCGCCCACCAGCACGATGAAGAGGATGGTAATGACGAACCCCAAGCCAGGGATGGGAAGATGCAGCCATCCGTCGATCTTGGCGAAGACGGTGAAGATGACCCAAGCCGTGACGATGAGGGGCGCCAGGGTGAGGACGCCTTTGAGGAAGTTGCCGACAAGGCCCTTCATGAACCCGCGGGCCATCAGGTAATCTCGCGGACGCCGGAAGGCGACCCGACCAGCACGGTGGATTTGGCGGCATAACGGAGGAAGAGGCCGTGCCCGACCACGCCCGGCAAGGCGTTGAGGCCGGCGTCCAAGGCCTTCCAATCCGGCCCGGCGCCTGCGGCGCCTGAAAAAGTCACGTCCAGGATGAGGTTGCCGTTATCGGAGACCACGGGCCCATCCTTCCCGCCGGTCGCCATCCGCAGCACGGTTTGGCCGCCCAGGGCCCGGATCCCTTTCTGGACCAGGCGCGCGGCGGCGGGCATCACTTCCACGGGTACCGGGAACTTGGCGCCTAAGTGGGTCACGAGTTTTCCCTCATCCACGATGACGAGGAAGCGGTCGCAAGCCTCGGCCAGGAGCTTTTCCCCCACCATCGCCGCGCCCCGTCCTTTGATCAGCCCTTTCTCGGGGGAAACCTCGTCCGCGCCGTCGACATAGAGATCGATTCGATCGGCTTGATCCGGCGGCAACAAGGGAATACCCTCGGCTTTGGCGAGTAAGGAACAGGCGAAAGAACTGGAAACTCCGTATATGGAGAGCTTTTCATCACGGATCCGTCGGCCCAATTCCCGGATGAACCAGGTAGCGGTGGACCCTGTCCCCAGTCCCACTACCATGCCGTCCCGGGCTTCCGCCGCGGCCTTGAGGCCTACCATTTGCTTGGGGTCCAAGCCATCTCCTTGGATAAGGCTGAAGCGAAAATTTAGACTAATGCGCCTGGGCTCAAACGGGGGTTCCGGAAAATCGGGTTAAAAGGGCGGCAAATAAAACCACGTGCCCGGGAAGTCGCTTGCAATCGGAACCCAAAATCTTATCTTATGAGTCCCTCGAGTGGTGTCCGTTGCGCGGGTAATAACGGCCCATTCAATCAGGCCAGGGAGGCGGAGCTGAATCCGCCTCCCTGGCTCCTCGAATCGCACCTCAAAGCAAATAACCAGTCTGTCCGGGAAAATTGATAGCCATTAGTATGAATTCGTTGCTTGAAATCGTTGGCAGGAAATCGTTTCGAGTATCGATCGCGACGGCTTGTCTCGCTGCCGCCCTTCCCGCCTGGCCCTGGGGCGAGTTCGGCCATCAAGTGGTCGGCGCCTTGGCCGAAGACATGCTGACGCCCAAGGCCGAAGCGCAAGTGAAAGTATTACTGGGGCCAGAAGGCGGTGGTCCTACATCCCTGGCCGCCGCCTCCACTTGGGCCGATGAAATCCGCACCTTGCGGCCGGCGACCCGGCCCTGGCATTACATCACCTTCCAGATCGACGATGCCCATCCCGACGTCGCGCGCGCCGATACCCCGAATGCGGTCACCGCTTTGGATAAGGAAATGGCGGTGCTGGCGGATCCCGGCGCCGATCGCTACGCCCGCGAGGAGGCGCTGAAATGGGTAGTGCATCTGGTCGGCGATCTCCACCAACCGTTACACGCGGGCGAGGACCACGATAAAGGCGGCAACCTCGCGCAGGTGAAGGTGAATCGCCGCACCTATGCCTTGCACGCTGTCTGGGACTACGTGCTATTGGAACGCTTGCGGTTGCCCGTCGACAGCGTGAAGGCGATGCTGGAGCGCGAGATCGCCGCCGATCCCGCCTGGCTGTCCCGTAACGCGCAAGGTACCCCCTCGCGCTGGGCGATGGAGACCCACGCTTTGTCGCCCGCTTGCTATCTCCTGCACGGGAAGCGCATCCCCAAGGGGAAGAAAGTGCAATTGGATCGCGACTATGTGCGCGCCGCGACCCTGACCAGCCTGGCCCAGCTCAAGCGTGCGGGAGCGCGCCTGGCCTTCGTCCTCAATCGAGCCCTGGATCCCGGATCGGGACAACCCGCCGCGCGGGCCCCGCCCGGCGGGGCTCCCGGGGCCGCGGCCTATTTCACCCATGCGGACAGCCTGCGCGAAGGAGGGGACGATGACGAAACGGCTTCGACCCCCGCCGTACCGAAGGCAGGGCATGCGGCCAAGGCCAAGCGCGGGAATACCGAACTTGCGCGCTACGCCTGGAGCGCCAACTCCAAGGTGTACCATTACTCCGGGTGCGCGGACGTGAAGCGGATCCGCAAGAAGAACCTGGTTACCTCCGACATCCCTCCGCCGGATAAAACGCTCCATCAAGGTTGCCCCCGGCCTTGACGATTCGCTGACCTTTCCCTGATCATTAGCAGACCCCCGCGCCCCGTCCTTACGGGCCGCGCAGGCGGCTCTTGGTATCTTGCGAATCGGAAACGGCCCCAAGTGCCTCCATCTTAGGCCTTTTCCCGGTTTGGCTTTTTTGCGTCCGTAACCGCTTTCGCGCGCGTGCCGGCGCGAGGTGGTAATAAACGGATGTTTGCCGATATAATCAAGGTAGTGCGCCTTTTCTACCCTGGATCGATTTCCTTCCGCCCCGCGGCCGCCTGGCTGCCCGCGGCCGCCCTATTGGCCGGCTGCTTGGGCCATGCGCCCGGTGATCGCGCGCCGGCGGGGGCCAAGGAGACGGCGATGGAAAAGAACGTCGATCCCGCCGCGGATCCGGACCCGGACGGGAACCCTTTGGCGGGCAACGCCAAGGCCTTCGGGATCTATCAGTGGAACAAGGACTCCACCTACCAGGCCGGTTTGCAGGGGGAAATCGACGCCTTGGGCATCAGCCCCACCTACGCCATGTACTTCGTGGATCGGGACATGGGTTTCCCGAAGGACATCGTCGCCTACAATTCCCGGCGGGGCATCAAGAGCGTGCTCTCCCAGGAATTGGTCCGTTACGCGGATCACGGGGACACGCATACGCTCGACTCCATCCTGGCCGGGCGCTGGGACGGCTATTTCCGCCGCTTCGCGAAGGACGCGCGGGCGGCCCGGGACATCATCTACTACCGCTTCGGCTACGAGATGAACGGCGACTGGCAGGCATGGGGCGAGCAGCCGGACAAGTTCACGAAAGCCTGGCGGAGGGCGTGGAAGATTTTCCGCGAAGAGAAGGCCGACAACGTGCGTTGGGTATTCAGCGCCAACGTGGTGTGGGGCGATCGCACGGTGAAGAAGGATCTGCTCCCGTATTATCCCGGCGACAAGTACGTGGACGTGGTGGGCCTGGACGGTTACAACTTCGGGGACAATCATTCGCGGTACCACCGCTGGAAATCCTATGCCGACGTTTTCCGGACCTCGCTGGACGCGCTAAAGACGCATTTCCCGGAGAAGCCGCTTTGGATCACCGAGATCGGCTGCGCCGAGGGGCCGGGCAAGGCGGAATGGATCCAGGATTTCTTCGCGCACTTCAACGCCGATCCCGCCATAAGGGTATTCGTCTGGTTCAACGAGGACAAGCAATACGCCGGCGAACCCAATTGGCGTTTCGACAGCGACAAGGATTCGGCGGAGCGTTTCCGGAATTGGGCCATCTACAACAATTCCATCACCATGTTTTCGTTGCCGTCGGTGGGGCAAGTTGCGGCGGCGGAGTTGTCGCGGACGGCGGACGCCGCCCCCGCTGCGGATGCAGCGCCGCTCAACCCCGGTGATTCTCCCGCAGCAGGTCGTTCACCGTCTTCACCGGATTGAACGTCTCCAGCGGCGCTTCCACGAAGACCGTATTCCAATAGGCCATCGATCCGTTCCATAGGCCCGGCAGCTCCAGGGCTTTCAGCGGCTTTCCGTCCTTCGATTTCTCCGAGATGAGCGCGGCCGAGGGATCCACGAAGTCCTGCAACTGGTAAGGCCGGCCCTCGGGATCGCGCAGGGCGCAAGCGATGTCCACCGGATTGAAATGCGTGGCCGATTCCAGGATCTTCCGTTGCGCCGATTGGGAAAGGTCCACTTGCGCGGTTTCGACGATTTGCGGCCGCAGGCTGCCGTCGGGATGCCGCACCCAGAAGGGACCGCCGCCGGGCTCGCCGGTGTTCCTGACCATGGCGCATACGCGTAAGGGTCGGGCGAAGGCGCGCGCCAGCCATGCGGCCTTGGCCGCGACCGCCTCCGCGTTCGCGGGCGGGGCCTGCAAAGGCGCCGGCGGAACCGCCCCCAGGCGTTGACCCGCGAAAAAGGCGGCTTCTTCCACCAGGCGGAGGTCCGGGTCGGACGCGAGCGCGCGGCTGTAGGCGTGGATGCGTTCCTGCATATGCGCCAGGTAGCCGCCCAGCACGCGGCGGAAAGCCAAGACCGGCGCGCGCCGCGACTCGGGAACCACGTTATCGATGTTCTTGATGAAGACCAGGTCCCCGCCGGTATGGTGGAGGTTTTCCAGTAAGGCCCCGTGGCCGGCCGGCCGGAAGAACAGGCGCCCATCCGCATCGCGGAAGGGTTGGTTCTCCGCGTCGGCGGCGAGGGTGTCCGTGGACGGTTTCTGGGTGGAAAGGCTGATCTCGAAACGCACGCCTTCCGCTTCGTAGGGGCGCCGCGCCCGATCCAAGGCGGCCAGGATGGCGGCCTCGTGCTCGGGAGAGACGGTGAAGTGGAGGCGGCACCGGCCGGCCGCATCGCGGCCAAGCGCGAAGGCTTCCGCGAGATGCTCCTCCAGCGCCAAGCGCGGACCTTGGGGCGAAGCGTGGAAGGGGATCAAGGCCTTGGGTTGGTCGGCGTAACCGAGACCCTGGGGACCCAGCAAGGCGTCCAACCAGGTTCCGTAGTCCCCGGCCGCCAAGCTGGCTTCCGGATCCGCGCCGGATCGGGCCACCGCCGCGCGCAGGGGAGGATAGAAGGCGAACTCGCGCACGTGGGTGAACCATTCCCAGGTTTCGCGCGCATCGGCGTTGCGATGGGCTTCCTTGGCCAGGCCAGCGAGATCGGGTCGATCGGAGCGTTGCCGGATGGCGGACAAGCCCTTGAACATGCGGGTGGCCGCGCCCGAGGCGGGTACGAAAAAAAGGCAACGGCCCTGGGCGGCTGCGGCGGAGCAGAGGGCCGCGAGGTTATCGGCCTCCGCTTGCGACAAGCGGACGATGCCATCGTTGACGGTGCAGGGGCGATCGAGGACGGTCGGCCTGCTCCCCGCGCGGAAGGCCTCGAGTTGGGCCAGCGCGCGCTCTTCCGTGAGGCCATGGGCGTGCAGTTGGGCGCGATCCCTCTCGGCGAAGACGTGGGAGGGATCCAGGGACGGCTTCAGCCTTGCCTCCCGGAGCGGGCGAGCACCTCATGGACCCGGGCCGCCAGGCGGTCTTCGCGGATGCGTTCCAGGAAGGCCACCGCGAACCCCATGGCGATGCGCCCCGGCATGCGGCGGCGAAACGCGTAGCACAGGGCCGACAGGGCCAGGGATAACGCGGCCCCGCCCCGCATCCATGCCGCCTCGTTCCGCTTTTCCATGGGAGAGAAGATAAATATCCGCCGGCCCGGCGCCAGCGCCAGAGCGCCCCGGCGGGTTGCGGGAATGCCGCCTCAATCCAATCGGCGCAGGAACAGCCCGTACTTGAAGATCACCCATAAGGCCCGGAAGCCGTCTTTCATCCGGATTTTCCTGCCTTCCTCGTAGGCGCGCCCATGGTAGTCGATGAAACCGCTATCCCCAACCGCGGTACAAGAAACGCGTCCGCGAGCGGGCGGGTTTACGGGCCTTATCGGGTCGGCTTCCGCAGCTCGCTTCCTTGAGGAAGGTAAAACGATCGTGATCGCGCGTCAGGCGGGCGTAGGCGTCCAGGCGGCTTTCCACGAAGCGACGCCGCAGGGCCTTGCCCCCGAACCAGCGTTGCACGAAAAGGACGTCGCGGTTGGTGCCGAAGAGGCTGTCCAAACCCGAGGCCGTGTATTCGCGGGCCGGAGGCGGAGGATAACGATCCTCCATGGCCATGGCGACGGCGCGCAAGGAATCCATTTCGCCGCAAAGGCCTTCGTGATCGAATCCCTCCATGAGGATCTCCATCGCGGGCAGATGGCCGGGATACCACTCCAGCATGGAGCGGGCGTATTTGGCGCTGGAATCGTACCGATCCAAGGTCGAGTAGAGCCGGGCCAGGGATTGATCGCGCCGTTTGGGATCGGGAGCGAAGTTCTGCACGTACTCTATCCTCTTGACCGCATCCTCTTCGCGGCGGAAACCGGCCATCACGCGCGCATAGGCGTAATTGGCTTCCTCGTTGGTAGGATTCAGGTGTAGCGCCTTCACCAGATAATCCGTGAACCCCCGGCTGTCGCTCTCTTCCGCGGCTTCCGCTTTGAGCGTCCAATGATCCGAGAGCAGCTCGGGAACGCGCAGGGACAGGTGCAGGCAGGCTAATGCCGCCAGCGCGCCGCCCGCAAGATTCCGGGCCACGATGGGGATGCGCCGGGCCGGCAGGCCCGCGGCCAAGAAGGACCAACCGTATCCGATGAGGGCCCAAAAGGCCATACGCGCCGGGGCCTGTTCCAGGACGGCGGAGAAGCAACCCATGAGGCATAAGGCGGCGAGCGAGAAGAAAGCGTACTTCGCCTCGATGCGCCACTCGCGGTAATACGTTCTCGCCAGGCCATAGGCGGCCCCGAAAATGAGCATCAGCTCCAAGATCAGGTAGACCGCGCCGCCTTCGGCGAGCGCTTCCAGGAAATGGTTCTGCGCGTGGAACAGGATGGGAAGGTCGGCAGAGGCGGCTTGGGCCGGCCAGGGGCCTTGGAAGGGGACCGATGCGAAGCGGAAGCCGCCGATGCCGCCGCCGAAGTACGGCTGCGCCAACCAGGTGCGCCAGGCCGAGGACCAAGCCCAGGGCAGGAAACCCGGCGAGGACGGGGCCAGGGCGGCGGCCATTTTCCTCATCTGCATCTCGGGAAGATTGATCCAGGCCAGCCCCAGGCTCAAGGTGATGCCGGTGATCCAGGCCAACCGTTCGATGCGCGGTTCCCGGCCATCGAGCTTGACCGACAGGAACAGTAGCGGCAGGAAGCAGGCGAAGAAGGCGCCTTGGGCCAAGCGCGAATCGACCAGCAGTAAGGTGAGCAACACCAGCAGGCTGGAGCAATAGAGCAGCACTTGCACCGGACGCTTCGGATCGCGATTCTTCTCCATCAGGTAGAAGTGCAGGAAGGCGCCCAGGATGAGCATGCAACCGAACAAATGCTTGTCGGCGAAGAAGGAGGTGGCGTAATAGCTGGCGGCGGCGTCGAGGCGTCCCAGCGTACCAGCGGGCCCCTCCCCCAGGTGCGAAAGGGTCAGCATGTCCAATAGGCCGCGCAATACGCACAGGAGCACCAGCGGCGGCATAAGCCATTTCTGGGCCAGGGGCGCGCGCACGAATCCCAGCAGGAAAGCCAAGAGCAGCCCTACCAGGGCCACTGCGGTTTCCTGGAAGACCGCCAGATGGGAGATGCGGAAGTAAGCGAGCAGCCAGAAACAGAGGAAGGGAACCAGGGCGCGCGAGGCGCGCAAATGGGGCAGGTAGAGCAGGGCCAGCACGGTCATCCCAAGCAACATGAGGGGGGCTTTAAGGTCGCCTGGATGCGGTAACGCGGAAGAGATGGCGAGGGCGCCGGCCCAGGTGAGGACCAATGCGAGGAAGACGAGGGTTTTCTTTAAACGCATGGGCATGGGGGGCAAAAAAAAGGACCCGGAGAATTCCGGGTCCCGAAGGACATTATATCACCCAATCGGTCAGAAGTTGGGGATGTAGGTCTGGCAATTCGCGTCCAGGTTCGATTTATCATGCGCGAAGACATCGGTAGCGGGAGTGTAGTCGGAAAACATATTCTTTCCGGCCGTGCAAGCGCCGTAACCGGCGACGGTTTGCGCGGTAAGCCGCGTGGCCGTAGGGGCTACGATGGTATAGTTCCACCACTTGCTGACCGGGGTCTGGAAGCCGATTACGGCAGGGAGGCCGCCGCCGCCGGTCTCTTGCGAATAGGCGCTGTTCAAGGTTTCCCAGTTGGCCATTACGCCAGGGGCTTCCGCCGCCTTCGCCTTGGCGCTTACCCCGAACATCTTCGGAATCGCCAGCGCGGACAAGATACCGATGATGACGATCACGACCATAAGCTCGATTAAAGTGAATCCCTTTTGCATTTTCCGGTTCTCCTGTTCATGGGTTAACATAATTTACTTCGACCTTTCCTTTTAAGTTATCCGCCGGCTAGGTTTCCGGCTCGTGCCAAGTCCTAGAAATTGGGCGTGTAGCTCAGGCAGGTACCATGCGAGGTGCTATGGTCGGCCAGGTCAGTCGTGGCATTATATATCGAAATGAATTGGTCTCCTACGGCGCAGTTGCCGAAAGCGACAGGGGGCGTTGCGGTCATGGTACCGGCCGCGGTGTTGCCATCATAAGTGAACCATTTTGATTCGGCGCCCGGATTGTGGAAACCGATGGCAGCTTCGTCGCCGACCGATCCCCGCTCCTGGATGTACGCGCTTTGCAATGATTCCCAGTTCGAGATGACGGTCGGAACCTCGGCGGCTTTGGCCTTCGCGCTCGTGCCGAACATCTTCGGCACCGCAAGAGCCGACAAGATACCGATGATGACGATGACTACCATCAGCTCGATGAGGGTGAACCCTTTTTGAAACTTCATTCGCTACTCCTTTTGCCAAGTTTGGGGATGGCCCAATTTATGGTCCATCTTAGCGTTTCTCCCGTGGCCTGGGCAAGCGTAAGGGCGATGCCAAGGATGCCGAGACCAGGGAAAGGCCGGATTCAAGCGTTCCAGCCCGTTCGCCTCCAAAAGCCCTACCGCGGAACTGGCGCCCTATTTCGCAATCTGCGAATGGGGATCGGGAAATGCGAAGCGGGACCAGCGGCGGAAGGGGAATTTGCGGTAGGAATTCGCGGACCGCTCCGCTCATTTCTCCAATAAATCAATGAGGCGTCGACCGGCGGCATCCACGCTGTCGGTCAGGTATTGATGCATCACCCCCAGCCCTACCATCTGGATGGAGGGTTCGTAGGAGACTTCCTGGAGGATTTTGTTGATCATCTCGCGGCGCTTTGGTTCGGGTTGCGGCCCGCCAGGATAAAGCCGCAATATCTTTTGCACGAAGATTTCGCGGTTGATGGCATTGCTGGAATTCAGCCATCGATCCACTAGAAAGGCGAGGGCCACCTTGCGGCCGCCGCCTTTCGATAAGAAAGTGGCGCACAGGGTGCGGATATGATCGGGTACATCCGCGTCCAATGTCACCGGCCGGAGGTACTCCGCCGCCGCCGCGTAACCGGAATCGAGTCCCAATCGCGCCATGGCCGCATACACCCGGAGCTTCCAGTCCTTGGGAAATTGCCCGATGCCGCGGTCGAGCAGGGCGAGGGATTGCCGCAGCTGCCCCTTGTTTTTCGCGAGCGCGGTCCCGCTGAATTCATAGACCTGGTAGAACCTCGGGTTGAGCTGGGAGATGATGTCCAACATATGCCCCAGCCAGGCGTCGCTCTTCCCGCTGAGGTAGGCGTCGGCGAAGTACATCATGGCATCGATCCATAGAAGATCGGCCGCCGCCTCGTCGAAATCCAGCACCATAGGCTTCAGGAGTTTGCCCGAAGGCAAATAGGTCAACTTTTCCTCGTTCCAATCCGCTGACTTAGTATCATCGGCCTGGCGCACCAACCACATCGAAGCCGCAAGCAGCAGGGCGAGGAAGATCAAACCAAGCCAGGTACGATCGCGCGCTGGGGGCGCGGAAACGGGCGCTTCCATGGGGGCCAGTATACAATACCCCTTTTCCGGCCTCAAGCCGCGGCTTGGCTCACCCCGATTTAAGGGCTCTTAGGGGGAGCTTTCCCCTTGGACGGCTCCTGGCAGCAGC from Fibrobacterota bacterium encodes:
- the rpiA gene encoding ribose-5-phosphate isomerase RpiA, translating into MVGLKAAAEARDGMVVGLGTGSTATWFIRELGRRIRDEKLSIYGVSSSFACSLLAKAEGIPLLPPDQADRIDLYVDGADEVSPEKGLIKGRGAAMVGEKLLAEACDRFLVIVDEGKLVTHLGAKFPVPVEVMPAAARLVQKGIRALGGQTVLRMATGGKDGPVVSDNGNLILDVTFSGAAGAGPDWKALDAGLNALPGVVGHGLFLRYAAKSTVLVGSPSGVREIT
- a CDS encoding S1/P1 nuclease, producing MLEIVGRKSFRVSIATACLAAALPAWPWGEFGHQVVGALAEDMLTPKAEAQVKVLLGPEGGGPTSLAAASTWADEIRTLRPATRPWHYITFQIDDAHPDVARADTPNAVTALDKEMAVLADPGADRYAREEALKWVVHLVGDLHQPLHAGEDHDKGGNLAQVKVNRRTYALHAVWDYVLLERLRLPVDSVKAMLEREIAADPAWLSRNAQGTPSRWAMETHALSPACYLLHGKRIPKGKKVQLDRDYVRAATLTSLAQLKRAGARLAFVLNRALDPGSGQPAARAPPGGAPGAAAYFTHADSLREGGDDDETASTPAVPKAGHAAKAKRGNTELARYAWSANSKVYHYSGCADVKRIRKKNLVTSDIPPPDKTLHQGCPRP
- a CDS encoding DegQ family serine endoprotease, with product MPSRFAAPRLATTCLTAPRFAALFIGALCLSACRPDKILPARGEHPDPGPDRPGASAPGPEDAGREDASTGEDIVFDSLPASAKPRLPPGLHDFQQIFADAAEKAIPAVVSITSEHDVPASEPGRYDDYLENGPFHYFFGSPDGSRGGGPSRDGGASKDGDPSREGGSGLRSRKETGLGSGVIISSGGYILTNNHVIEGADRVKVRLSDETEYIASVVGADKPSDLAVVKIKAKLGKLPTLPLGDSDKLRIGEWVLAVGNPYGLSHTVTTGIISAKGRKNTGINNYENFLQTDAAINPGNSGGALMNLSGELIGINTAIFSRSGGYQGIGFAIPINMAKKITRDLIRDGEVTRGWLGVSIQPLDPDAAQSLKLKARDDGQAPRGALVGGVVPGSPAELAGLKRGDVIVKVGDAEIQDASDLLNRIALLIPNQFVDVRVLREGITLDFKTRIAKRDEKRVAGAHVESDEDARHPAGLSVARLSREVKQRFGLDKALGRGVVVTAVEAGSRAATAGVHEGDVVLEVNRVAVDDAEAFAVAMAQAKKGNKILMLVNRKGNVLLLGL
- a CDS encoding DUF502 domain-containing protein encodes the protein MKGLVGNFLKGVLTLAPLIVTAWVIFTVFAKIDGWLHLPIPGLGFVITILFIVLVGALASNIFFSKLFTWFERIMSRLPVVKLMYFSIKDLINSFVGEKKMFNRPVMVALGHLPIGTETAPAPPGSDIKLLGFVTADTLEMIPEAADRVAVYMPQSYNMGGYLMLVPRDRITPLASAESAKLLAFIVSGGAARGPA
- a CDS encoding DUF1080 domain-containing protein, producing the protein MEIRKAFGVIIGVALAALSRGVCGPNDTDWVQMFNRVDLKDWDIKFTGHQLNDNYKNTFYVKDSLLMVDYSGYTGFNNEWGHAINKTKAYSYYLLRAEYSPGANQVSGGPSWAVQNNGLMLHSQSMATMTLNQDYPISLECQLKGSKNGATLNLCTPGTAYYATATGGSVNTTHCTDISASSSPSPAADTWAWASALVMSDSIIRHYNGKGAGGTPVLTYYRPVYYTGNVNNPPANTPANGTALKSGYIAIQAETAPYRFRRIEIVNLEGCMTAGNPNYKSYFVHNDPAACNTVNVGQPAGEDARFAISPAFATFAPARESRRMEIFGGDGRRVSSREVPSGAREAAMPGLPGGVYYVKLSAANGSLTRRLAVP
- a CDS encoding DUF4301 family protein, which gives rise to MKPSLDPSHVFAERDRAQLHAHGLTEERALAQLEAFRAGSRPTVLDRPCTVNDGIVRLSQAEADNLAALCSAAAAQGRCLFFVPASGAATRMFKGLSAIRQRSDRPDLAGLAKEAHRNADARETWEWFTHVREFAFYPPLRAAVARSGADPEASLAAGDYGTWLDALLGPQGLGYADQPKALIPFHASPQGPRLALEEHLAEAFALGRDAAGRCRLHFTVSPEHEAAILAALDRARRPYEAEGVRFEISLSTQKPSTDTLAADAENQPFRDADGRLFFRPAGHGALLENLHHTGGDLVFIKNIDNVVPESRRAPVLAFRRVLGGYLAHMQERIHAYSRALASDPDLRLVEEAAFFAGQRLGAVPPAPLQAPPANAEAVAAKAAWLARAFARPLRVCAMVRNTGEPGGGPFWVRHPDGSLRPQIVETAQVDLSQSAQRKILESATHFNPVDIACALRDPEGRPYQLQDFVDPSAALISEKSKDGKPLKALELPGLWNGSMAYWNTVFVEAPLETFNPVKTVNDLLRENHRG